Part of the Diprion similis isolate iyDipSimi1 chromosome 10, iyDipSimi1.1, whole genome shotgun sequence genome, GTTGCgataaaagtaattaaaattattataaatatggtttttataataatttcatttaaataaaagtatatagTTCGATTATCGGAATAAACTGGTTTTCCGAGCACTTATGTCCCCCAATTAGTTCGGATAATCGACGTTCTACCGTATTTTATTCGATCGAAAGTCTTTGGAGAATTCAAATTTACGCCTAAGCCCGCGTGCTAAGGCAATTCGGTAAGCATCCATGTATATCGCAGTGTATCTCTTCGGCATACATAAGCtactaacctaacctaacctaacctagcTTAACTCTAACTAACCTAACCTCTGGTTCAAGTGGCGCATAATAACAATTGCAATCCACACACCAGAGACCGTTTAAAAGGGTCAGTACAGCACCATGTACGCCGTTTCGTACGTACGTTGTGTTGCATGTAAATCAAGTATTTAggtgttaaaaaaatcgaataaaattaaatatagcAACAAAGTGAAGCAGTTGATTACATACACGTTGAACAGTAACTTATTAAGTAAAATGACAATCGTCAGCTTATTGAAACGACTACCAGAAGTGAACAGATTTCATGGGATTAGGGTAagtgtgattttttctttgtcattattgttagaaattgCATTATTCCTGTTTGTACTTCATTGAACGAACGTGATTGAACACTCATAGCGCATTCATAGTTTTACGTTCACTATTATTCACGTTGCTCAATAATCGTGACCTCAGGGTAATGTCTAGTGGTTAAAAATAACAAGCCAAGGTTAGCGTATTctaacttttttcacttctaaTTCACACACCACGCACTTTATGttgacaaattattttcgCACCTCTTAGCGCTCTtataaattaccaaaaaatcaTCCTGTTCACTGTTCCAATTCTACATCTCAAATGAGGTTCAGAAAGCTCCgctgaataatttcttttacagTCAGATACCTGATCGATGCCTAGAAGAAATTTCTTATGAGCTATTCATTCAAGCGTAATGCTGTAGCTGAAATACCACAGAGAGTTTGGTTTTCTGATTAAAACAGTTTCTTATGcaacgaaaatttctcacgaTAATTTGAATTGCTTCTCATATGTAATGtgcgtattttttaaatcgctaGGTATCAGTATATAGATAAGTTTTTTGGATATCAAAGATTCATTTAATCAAGAAAAGCTATCCAAGTCTGAAGTCGCTGATCATTTAATATTCTAATCATACTGTTATCTGCAAATCATACATAATCAGTTGGAATCAGTCGAAAAGATCTAGGTTTGCATGGTTGCCATGTTAAATTGTGCAAtaagttgaaattaaaaagtacGTCTTGAcgtcttcaattttttcaaccatctACCTTTAATCTTTCAGCATTTAAGTACAAAGCCAAAGTTTGGTCTACTCTTTGACATTGATGGGGTCATAGTTCGCGGTAAAACGGTTCTGCCTCCCGTGCCAAAAGCCTTTGACCGTCTAAGAGATTCAGATGGCAAATTCCGAGTGCCGACGGTATTTGTTACAAACAGCGGGAACGCACTGCGCAGTCAGAAAGCGAAAGACTTGTCCAAATGGATTGGTTACCAAGTGAAAGAGGAGCAGGTGGTGATGGCACACTCGCCGTTGCAgatgtttaaacaatttcatgaaaaacaatttttaatatcagGTCAAGGTCCAGTCAAAGATATAGCCAATGAACTAGGATTCAAGAAAACAGTAACGATCGACGAGCTTGCCAAGAACTTTCCTTCGCTAGATTACGTAGACTTGTCCAAAAGAAATCCACGCTGCGGTCCGATAGATCCAGACTTTCcgagaatagagggtatcgtCATGTTCGGAGAGCCTAAGGCTTGGGAAACTTCTTTACAATTGATGGTAGACCTTTTGCTGACCGACGGAATGCCCGTTGCTTCACCTCCGGCCGTTCCTCATCCACATATCCCAATACTGGCCTGCAATATGGATCTTCTGTGGGTGGCGGAGGCTCCGATACCGAGATACGGTCACGGTGCCTTTTTATTATGTCTTGAAAATCTGTACAAAAAAGTTACCGGTAAAAATATGGTCTATACCGCGCTAGTTGGCAAGCCGAGCGAAGTAACTTACCACCACGCCAATCGCATGATACTAAATCATGCCAAAAGTATCGGAATCAATCACAACATTGAAACGATATACGCCGTCGGGTGAGTCAGCTTCTTGTTCCTATATCcgtctattttcaaaaacccATTATTAAATGCTTGAAGGTGGATGAGAGTTGTTTTTAAAAACGAGGTTTAAATTAATAACGTTGTCGTGACGAAACGTTGGGAAAAAagtcattattttcttaattttacgaGATTTAAG contains:
- the LOC124411229 gene encoding haloacid dehalogenase-like hydrolase domain-containing 5; this translates as MTIVSLLKRLPEVNRFHGIRHLSTKPKFGLLFDIDGVIVRGKTVLPPVPKAFDRLRDSDGKFRVPTVFVTNSGNALRSQKAKDLSKWIGYQVKEEQVVMAHSPLQMFKQFHEKQFLISGQGPVKDIANELGFKKTVTIDELAKNFPSLDYVDLSKRNPRCGPIDPDFPRIEGIVMFGEPKAWETSLQLMVDLLLTDGMPVASPPAVPHPHIPILACNMDLLWVAEAPIPRYGHGAFLLCLENLYKKVTGKNMVYTALVGKPSEVTYHHANRMILNHAKSIGINHNIETIYAVGDNINTDVFGANLYDKYLARYANGKGSKSRSMEKLIGNNGLKRCAKACISILVETGVHKRDSEFISEHSPRDFLPVEDALCKPAFIVNDVECAIDLAFKEEKFD